One window of Ziziphus jujuba cultivar Dongzao chromosome 5, ASM3175591v1 genomic DNA carries:
- the LOC107403768 gene encoding uncharacterized protein LOC107403768, producing the protein MLYQALSMMLRISWIEFTKDADSGSKAQSSSSSEKRCSFSSAHSISFSRNMFSSLSSYQIDNLEKEIYLITSKCTRNCVCVFSFMQRCLVSTGFTELIVYSFLDSILLSFSGQSQFVDWLCILKEYFWESFFLRKRDVVQGDLRWFMGLIKSVKTRERVVLYELSCIVQAARTYWMEFTKDVYSFLESNLIKIFCVNCFFPFFFLFFFFWGE; encoded by the exons ATGCTGTATCAAGCCTTGTCTATGATGCTAAGAATTTCTTGGATTGAGTTCACCAAAGATGCAG ACTCAGGTTCTAAAGCTCAATCCAGCTCATCGTCTGAAAAACGCTGCAGCTTTAGCTCTGCTCACTCCATCAGCTTCAGCAGGAATATGTTTTCTTCCTTATCTTCATATCAA ATTGACAACTTGGAGAAGGAAATATACCTGATCACAAGCAAATGTACCCGGAATTGTGTTTGTGTTTTCTCTTTTATGCAAAGATGTCTTGTTTCTACAg GTTTCACTGAGTTAATTGTCTACTCTTTCTTGGATTCCATTTTATTGTCATTCAGTGGCCAATCTCAATTTGTTGATTGGCTTTGCATTTTGAAG GAATATTTCTGGGAGAGCTTTTTTCTGAGGAAAAGAGATGTTGTACAAGGGGATTTGCGGTGGTTTATGGGTTTAATAAAATCTGTAAAAACCAGAGAAAGAGTTGTGCTGTATGAACTGAGTTGTATAGTACAAGCTGCCAGAACTTATTGGATGGAATTCACCAAAGATGTATATTCATTTCTTGAATCGAACCTCATAAAAATCTTTTGTGTTAAttgttttttcccttttttttttctttttttttttttttggggggaatag